One Megalopta genalis isolate 19385.01 chromosome 5, iyMegGena1_principal, whole genome shotgun sequence DNA window includes the following coding sequences:
- the LOC117219828 gene encoding extracellular matrix protein 2 yields the protein MDRRWLFAFLIVFTTVNCQEQTAKSTNPATEDTDVTETATSETVLPVATTKLPSFCTVCSCTGDNVTCNGRNLTGHFNDSQWTIKAVNVMSFTGNSLVHVKPFPEVAIARLVLQANQITKIDDGAFMKLINLTELDLSRNNLTADNLQPDAFQGRFSTRNYEPLAKLTRLSLAYNQLHSLHQDLFEHVPNLKVLDLSHNLFTRIDQRTLFAITSLAKLEELNLSYCGLKDIPTTFLYSLRKLTKLDLSGNQINAPPADLGEAMSLEYLYLDENPIQIINESSSFPAMPKLKQLSLCCMPHLTVIGKGAFGGLQSLEHVRIQNCPKLETIDEYAFANETKGSEEPEWPPLKKLDLSDNALRYLPVHLVGADWDTLEELDLMNNKWSCDCHNQYLIGVLLPKHGKRLMAEDVNKLKCSAPPEHLGKSLLSLTQKKLRCLDFYGARPERDATILVGVLIGILIAIPICLTLFILWRRGFFFCGSNNPASFSRAFYKRATSDDDI from the exons ATGGATCGACGATGGTTGTTCGCGTTTCTCATCGTCTTCACGACGGTGAATTGCCAGGAGCAGACGGCAAAATCTACGAATCCTGCCACGGAGGACACCGATGTCACCGAGACGGCGACATCCGAGACTGTTCTTCCGGTCGCAACAACCAAACTGCCTAGTTTCTGCACTGTTTGCAGTTGCACAG GCGACAACGTTACTTGCAACGGAAGGAACCTGACCGGCCATTTCAACGATTCCCAATGGACGATCAAAGCTGTGAACGTGATGTCATTCACGGGGAACTCGTTGGTGCACGTGAAACCGTTCCCGGAAGTTGCGATCGCGCGGCTGGTTCTACAAGCGAATCAGATCACGAAAATCGACGACGGGGCGTTCATGAAGCTAATCAACCTCACCGAACTTGATTTGAGCCGTAACAATCTTACCGCGGACAATTTGCAACCCGACGCCTTTCAG GGCAGATTTTCGACAAGGAATTACGAACCACTGGCAAAGTTGACGAGGCTGAGCCTGGCCTACAATCAGCTCCATTCTCTGCATCAGGATCTTTTCGAGCATGTGCCGAACTTGAAAGTACTCGATCTGTCCCACAACTTGTTCACGCGGATCGATCAGCGCACTTTGTTTGCGATCACCTCTTTAGCGAAATTGGAAGAATTGAATTTGAGTTACTGCGGCTTGAAGGATATTCCAACCACGTTTCTTTACAGCTTAAG GAAACTGACGAAACTGGACTTAAGCGGCAATCAGATAAACGCGCCACCGGCCGACCTCGGCGAGGCAATGTCTCTGGAGTATCTCTATCTGGACGAGAACCCGATCCAAATAATAAACGAGAGCAGCTCGTTCCCGGCCATGCCCAAGCTGAAGCAGCTGAGCCTGTGCTGCATGCCGCATTTAACGGTGATCGGGAAAGGTGCTTTCGGGGGCTTGCAGTCGCTAGAACACGTGCGGATACAAAATTGCCCGAAATTGGAAACGATCGACGAGTACGCGTTCGCGAACGAG ACGAAGGGGTCCGAGGAACCTGAATGGCCGCCGCTGAAGAAACTCGATTTGTCAGATAACGCGCTCCGATATTTGCCCGTGCATCTCGTGGGCGCCGATTGGGACACGCTCGAAGAATTGGATCTGATGAACAACAAGTGGAGCTGCGATTGCCATAATCAATATCTG ATTGGAGTATTGCTGCCGAAGCATGGGAAGAGACTAATGGCGGAGGACGTGAACAAGCTGAAGTGTTCGGCGCCACCGGAACACCTGGGCAAGAGCCTGTTATCGTTGACCCAGAAGAAGCTCCGTTGCTTGGACTTCTATGGTGCGAGGCCCGAGAGGGACGCGACGATTCTCGTCGGGGTGCTGATCGGTATCCTGATCGCCATACCGATTTGTCTGACTCTCTTCATCCTCTGGCGCCGCGGATTCTTCTTCTGCGGCTCGAACAACCCGGCCAGTTTCTCGCGCGCCTTCTACAAACGTGCCACCAGCGACGACGACATCTGA